A single window of Microbispora hainanensis DNA harbors:
- the gndA gene encoding NADP-dependent phosphogluconate dehydrogenase, whose amino-acid sequence MDKADIGVTGLATMGRNLARNFAHHGHVVAVHNRTESRTTRFMEEHRDEGAFLPAGTIEEFVASLERPRKAIIMVKAGAPTDAVIEELAAVMEPGDMIIDGGNAHYLDTRRREAALRERGIHFVGTGISGGEEGALNGPSIMPGGDAAAYETLGPLLEDIAAKVDGVPCCVHVGPDGAGHFVKMVHNGIEYADMQLIAESYDLLRQALGLSPKELSDVFREWNRGDLESYLIEITAEVLGHTDAATGKPFVDVVQDQAEQKGTGRWTVQSALDLGVPVTGIAEAVFARALSGHPEQRAAARSLTGPSGTAGDSGLVEDVRRALYASKIVAYAQGFDQMAAASAEYGWSLNLGAMATIWRGGCIIRARFLDRIRAAYDADPNLPTLLVDPTFAQALEDAQESWRRVVATAATIGVPTPGFSSALAYYDGLRRDRLPAALLQGLRDFFGAHTYRRVDREGSFHTDWSGDRAERPA is encoded by the coding sequence ATGGACAAGGCAGACATCGGAGTGACGGGCCTGGCGACCATGGGCCGCAACCTCGCCCGGAACTTCGCCCACCACGGTCACGTGGTCGCGGTGCACAACCGCACGGAGAGCCGTACCACCCGCTTCATGGAGGAGCACCGCGACGAGGGCGCGTTCCTGCCGGCGGGCACGATCGAGGAGTTCGTGGCCTCCCTCGAACGGCCACGCAAGGCGATCATCATGGTCAAGGCCGGGGCCCCCACCGACGCCGTGATCGAGGAGCTCGCCGCCGTCATGGAGCCGGGCGACATGATCATCGACGGCGGCAACGCCCACTACCTGGACACCCGCCGGCGGGAGGCCGCGCTGCGCGAGCGGGGCATCCACTTCGTCGGCACCGGAATCTCGGGCGGCGAGGAGGGCGCGCTCAACGGCCCGAGCATCATGCCGGGCGGCGACGCCGCGGCGTACGAGACGCTCGGCCCCCTGCTGGAGGACATCGCGGCGAAGGTCGACGGGGTGCCGTGCTGCGTGCACGTGGGCCCCGACGGCGCGGGCCACTTCGTCAAGATGGTGCACAACGGCATCGAATACGCGGACATGCAGCTCATCGCGGAGTCGTACGACCTGCTCCGGCAGGCTCTCGGGCTGAGCCCCAAGGAGCTGTCCGACGTCTTCCGCGAGTGGAACCGGGGCGACCTGGAGTCGTACCTGATCGAGATCACCGCCGAGGTGCTCGGTCACACCGACGCCGCCACGGGCAAGCCGTTCGTCGACGTCGTGCAGGACCAGGCCGAGCAGAAGGGCACCGGCCGCTGGACCGTGCAGAGCGCGCTCGACCTCGGCGTCCCGGTCACCGGAATCGCCGAGGCGGTGTTCGCCCGGGCGCTGTCGGGCCACCCCGAGCAGCGGGCCGCCGCCCGCTCCCTCACCGGCCCCTCGGGGACGGCCGGCGACTCCGGCCTCGTCGAGGACGTGCGGCGGGCGCTGTACGCCTCCAAGATCGTGGCGTACGCCCAGGGGTTCGACCAGATGGCCGCCGCGAGCGCGGAGTACGGCTGGAGCCTGAACCTGGGCGCGATGGCCACGATCTGGCGCGGCGGCTGCATCATCAGGGCCCGCTTCCTCGACCGGATCCGGGCGGCGTACGACGCGGACCCGAACCTGCCGACGCTGCTGGTGGACCCGACGTTCGCCCAGGCCCTGGAGGACGCCCAGGAGTCGTGGCGGCGGGTCGTGGCGACGGCGGCGACGATCGGGGTGCCCACGCCGGGCTTCTCCTCGGCGCTGGCCTATTACGACGGGCTGCGCCGTGACCGGCTCCCCGCCGCGCTGCTGCAGGGGCTGCGCGACTTCTTCGGCGCGCACACCTACCGGAGGGTCGACCGGGAGGGCTCCTTCCACACCGACTGGTCGGGCGACCGGGCCGAGCGGCCCGCCTGA
- a CDS encoding MDR family MFS transporter yields the protein MTTETAAAPGRSREVMIVLPGLMLAMMLAMLDNMIVGTAMPRIVGELNGLDYFTWVTTAYVLGTTVSTPIWGKLGDLYGRKNIFLSSIIIFLVGSALCGMAGSSLFGGTGDGMIELIAFRALQGLGAGGLIVGVMSIIGDLVPPRERGQYQGIMAAIMSLAMIAGPLVGGFITDNLNWRWAFYVNLPLGGVALLWLVLKLHLPKHRTEHRIDWAGAAVLTVAITAIVLITSWGGQEHGYPWGSWQILGLAALAVVALAVFIPIERKAAEPILPLHVFANRNFTLINLLGFLLGFAMFGAITFLPMFQQIVQGSTATNSGLLLLPMMASSMVVSLFVGRAITKTGKYKSFPVIGGVIMAIGMWLLSTQDVHTPAWRTGVYIAVLGLGMGFLMQTTMLIAQNSVEQKDIGVASSASTFFRSIGGSFGISLFGAIFNSRLVDEISAKLGPQAAALAGSGGGTIDRKVLDALPPTIKSGFLEALANTIGTVFLWSVVFAAVVPIIAAFIKHVPLRSGAPGAAPGEKAEPMAAAAFE from the coding sequence ATGACGACGGAGACCGCGGCCGCGCCCGGCCGGTCCCGGGAAGTGATGATCGTTTTACCTGGCCTGATGCTGGCGATGATGCTGGCGATGCTGGACAACATGATCGTCGGTACGGCGATGCCGAGGATCGTCGGGGAACTCAACGGCCTGGACTACTTCACCTGGGTCACCACCGCGTACGTGCTCGGCACCACGGTCTCCACGCCGATCTGGGGCAAGCTCGGCGACCTCTATGGGCGCAAGAACATCTTCCTGAGCTCGATCATCATCTTCCTGGTCGGTTCCGCGCTCTGCGGCATGGCGGGCTCGTCGCTGTTCGGCGGCACCGGCGACGGCATGATCGAGCTGATCGCCTTCCGCGCGCTGCAGGGCCTCGGCGCCGGCGGGCTCATCGTGGGCGTGATGTCCATCATCGGTGACCTGGTCCCGCCCCGTGAGCGGGGTCAGTACCAGGGCATCATGGCGGCGATCATGTCGCTGGCCATGATCGCGGGGCCTCTCGTCGGCGGGTTCATCACCGACAACCTCAACTGGCGCTGGGCGTTCTACGTGAACCTGCCGCTCGGCGGCGTGGCGCTGCTCTGGCTGGTGCTCAAGCTGCACCTGCCCAAGCACCGCACCGAGCACCGCATCGACTGGGCCGGCGCGGCCGTCCTCACCGTGGCGATCACGGCGATCGTGCTGATCACCTCGTGGGGTGGTCAGGAGCACGGCTACCCGTGGGGCTCGTGGCAGATTCTGGGGCTGGCCGCCCTGGCGGTCGTCGCGCTGGCGGTGTTCATCCCGATCGAGCGCAAGGCGGCCGAGCCGATTCTGCCGCTGCACGTGTTCGCCAACCGGAACTTCACGCTGATCAACCTGCTCGGCTTCCTGCTCGGCTTCGCGATGTTCGGCGCGATCACCTTCCTGCCGATGTTCCAGCAGATCGTGCAGGGCTCGACGGCCACCAACTCCGGTCTGCTCCTGCTGCCGATGATGGCCTCGTCGATGGTCGTGTCGCTGTTCGTCGGCCGGGCGATCACCAAGACGGGCAAGTACAAGAGCTTCCCGGTGATCGGTGGCGTGATCATGGCCATCGGGATGTGGCTGCTGTCGACGCAGGACGTCCACACCCCCGCCTGGCGGACCGGCGTCTACATCGCCGTCCTCGGCCTCGGCATGGGCTTCCTGATGCAGACGACCATGCTGATCGCGCAGAACAGCGTCGAGCAGAAGGACATCGGCGTCGCCAGCAGCGCCTCGACGTTCTTCCGCTCGATCGGCGGTTCGTTCGGCATCTCGCTGTTCGGCGCCATCTTCAACAGCCGGCTGGTCGACGAGATCAGCGCCAAGCTCGGCCCGCAGGCCGCAGCACTGGCGGGCTCCGGCGGCGGGACGATCGACCGCAAGGTGCTCGACGCTCTCCCGCCGACGATCAAGTCGGGCTTCCTGGAGGCGCTCGCCAACACGATCGGAACGGTCTTCCTGTGGTCGGTCGTGTTCGCCGCGGTCGTCCCGATCATCGCGGCCTTCATCAAGCACGTCCCGCTGCGCAGCGGCGCTCCCGGCGCCGCCCCCGGCGAGAAGGCGGAGCCGATGGCGGCCGCCGCCTTCGAGTGA
- a CDS encoding TetR/AcrR family transcriptional regulator, with protein MGAQTDTRSRIQEVAIRLFTEQGYEATSLREIAEALGVTKAALYYHFRTKEDIVASLIEDRVKALDELIAWANGHPRTPETRGELIRRYSAQMSEGRHHEIMQFMDRNKTALQGHAQVDLMRERLGELMQALCGPDDPLPVRLRRSMALFAMHAAWFFLRDESSTEEERTAAGLQVALELADASGS; from the coding sequence ATGGGTGCTCAAACCGACACGCGCAGCCGCATCCAGGAGGTCGCGATCAGGCTCTTCACCGAGCAGGGGTACGAGGCGACGTCGCTCCGGGAGATAGCCGAGGCCCTCGGCGTGACCAAAGCGGCACTCTACTACCACTTCCGCACCAAGGAAGACATCGTCGCCAGCCTGATCGAAGACCGCGTCAAGGCGCTGGACGAGCTGATCGCGTGGGCGAACGGGCACCCGCGCACCCCGGAGACCCGGGGGGAGCTCATCCGCCGCTACTCGGCGCAGATGTCCGAGGGACGCCACCACGAGATCATGCAGTTCATGGACCGCAACAAGACGGCGTTGCAGGGCCACGCCCAGGTCGACCTGATGCGAGAGCGCCTGGGCGAGCTGATGCAGGCGCTGTGCGGCCCGGACGACCCGCTGCCGGTCCGGCTGCGGCGCTCGATGGCGCTGTTCGCGATGCACGCGGCCTGGTTCTTCCTCCGCGACGAATCCTCGACCGAGGAGGAGCGGACCGCTGCGGGACTGCAGGTCGCACTGGAATTGGCCGACGCCTCGGGTAGTTGA
- a CDS encoding nitroreductase family deazaflavin-dependent oxidoreductase, translating into MLFGQEHVKRYIETDGEEGHDWQGTTVAILTTKGRKSGLPRSTPLIYQPYGDAYLVVASKGGAPEHPLWYRNLQADPEVEFQIKGDRFKAHARTATPEERPDMWRTMTAAWPAYDEYATKTDREIPIVVIERV; encoded by the coding sequence ATGCTCTTCGGACAGGAACACGTCAAGCGTTACATCGAGACCGACGGCGAGGAAGGCCACGACTGGCAGGGCACCACGGTGGCCATCCTCACCACCAAGGGCCGCAAGTCGGGCCTGCCTCGCAGCACTCCTTTGATCTATCAGCCGTACGGCGACGCCTATCTGGTGGTGGCCTCCAAGGGCGGTGCGCCCGAGCACCCGCTCTGGTATCGCAACCTCCAGGCCGATCCCGAGGTGGAGTTCCAGATCAAGGGAGACAGGTTCAAGGCGCACGCCCGTACGGCGACCCCGGAGGAACGCCCGGACATGTGGCGGACGATGACCGCCGCGTGGCCCGCGTACGACGAGTACGCGACCAAGACCGACCGGGAGATCCCGATCGTCGTCATCGAACGCGTGTAG
- a CDS encoding rhomboid family intramembrane serine protease: MSDGRTAEIMIAEARKAFWVMVGFLALIWVVQVANWASAYSLSYSYGIRPWDLGRLPGIVSAPLLHWSWEHIEGNSGPLFIFGFLAAYRGVRRFLGVTALIAVASGLGSWFTADSSTVGAGASGLVFGYFGYVLVRGAFDRHLIDIVIGLVMGLCFAYQFAGLLPAEGIGWQAHVFGFAGGILGGYLFRDRKAKHIGKGTTGSAAPGTNAPPGSRAALLKEIEDLGL; the protein is encoded by the coding sequence GTGAGCGACGGCCGCACCGCCGAAATCATGATCGCCGAGGCCCGCAAGGCATTCTGGGTCATGGTCGGCTTCCTGGCGCTGATCTGGGTCGTGCAGGTGGCCAACTGGGCCTCGGCCTACTCGCTCAGCTACAGCTACGGGATCAGGCCGTGGGACCTCGGGCGACTGCCCGGGATCGTGTCCGCTCCGCTCCTCCACTGGAGCTGGGAGCACATCGAGGGCAATTCCGGGCCGCTGTTCATCTTCGGGTTCCTCGCCGCCTACCGGGGCGTGCGGCGCTTCCTCGGCGTGACCGCGCTCATCGCCGTCGCCAGCGGGCTCGGCTCGTGGTTCACCGCCGACTCCTCCACGGTCGGCGCGGGCGCGAGCGGGCTGGTGTTCGGCTACTTCGGGTACGTGCTCGTACGCGGAGCCTTCGACCGGCATCTGATCGACATCGTCATCGGCCTGGTCATGGGCCTGTGCTTCGCCTACCAGTTCGCCGGCCTGCTGCCCGCCGAGGGCATCGGCTGGCAGGCCCACGTCTTCGGTTTCGCCGGCGGCATCCTCGGCGGCTACCTGTTCCGCGACCGGAAGGCCAAGCACATCGGCAAGGGCACGACCGGGAGCGCGGCCCCCGGCACGAACGCCCCTCCCGGCTCCAGGGCGGCCCTGCTCAAGGAGATCGAGGACCTCGGCCTGTGA
- a CDS encoding sensor histidine kinase: MGEKWAGLAERREAAADVLLAVAVLAFGLPPVLFGHSFPDLPFLAVPWWAQVAAVCAAALSMLVRRSVAWPMIGATVACALLAGETIPLMLAAYSMTAQNTVRRWPWVAAALAGVYMLADWASPYTDRLPVALAVRAITLIFLPALVGTWVWRYRTMIRELRAGVRAREERAAAQERRRIAGELHDTVTHAVTVMVLNAGLIQDTDELEEIRKLARNIEDKGVRALTELRELLTALRRRDLPPSAESVEGIPRLVEESRATGLRVALHYDVPEETLSRQAGHACYRVVQEGLNNVRKHAPGADVQVVCEAHGDVLNVSVVNSGKGRAVPVRVPADAGGGYGLPGLRERVAQLGGRLTYGPTREGGFALTATIPLYPPDPCEV, encoded by the coding sequence ATGGGGGAGAAGTGGGCCGGGCTCGCCGAGCGCCGGGAGGCGGCGGCTGACGTGCTGCTCGCCGTCGCGGTGCTCGCCTTCGGGCTGCCGCCGGTGTTGTTCGGCCACTCCTTCCCGGACCTGCCGTTCCTCGCCGTGCCGTGGTGGGCGCAGGTCGCCGCCGTGTGCGCGGCGGCCCTGTCCATGCTGGTGCGGCGCAGCGTGGCCTGGCCGATGATCGGGGCCACGGTCGCCTGCGCCCTGCTCGCGGGCGAGACCATCCCGCTGATGCTGGCGGCGTACTCGATGACGGCGCAGAACACGGTGCGCCGATGGCCGTGGGTGGCCGCCGCGCTCGCCGGGGTCTACATGCTGGCCGACTGGGCGAGCCCCTACACCGACCGGCTGCCGGTCGCCCTGGCGGTGCGGGCGATCACACTGATCTTCCTGCCCGCGCTGGTGGGCACGTGGGTGTGGCGCTACCGCACGATGATCCGGGAGCTGCGCGCGGGCGTGCGGGCGCGCGAGGAGCGCGCCGCCGCCCAGGAACGCCGCCGCATCGCCGGTGAGCTGCACGACACGGTGACGCACGCGGTGACCGTGATGGTGCTGAACGCCGGGCTCATCCAGGACACCGACGAGCTGGAGGAGATCCGCAAGCTGGCCAGGAACATCGAGGACAAGGGCGTGCGGGCGCTGACCGAGCTGCGCGAGCTGCTCACGGCGCTGCGGCGCAGGGACCTGCCTCCCTCGGCGGAGAGCGTCGAGGGGATACCCCGCCTGGTCGAGGAGAGCAGGGCCACCGGCCTGCGCGTCGCCCTGCACTACGACGTGCCGGAGGAGACGCTGTCGCGGCAGGCCGGTCACGCCTGCTACCGCGTCGTCCAGGAGGGCCTCAACAACGTGCGCAAACACGCGCCCGGGGCAGACGTGCAGGTGGTCTGCGAGGCACACGGCGACGTGCTGAACGTGTCGGTCGTCAACAGCGGCAAGGGCCGGGCGGTGCCGGTCCGGGTGCCCGCCGACGCCGGAGGCGGCTACGGGCTGCCGGGCCTGCGTGAGCGCGTCGCCCAGCTGGGCGGGCGGCTCACGTACGGCCCGACCCGCGAGGGCGGGTTCGCGCTCACCGCCACCATCCCCCTCTACCCGCCCGACCCGTGCGAGGTCTGA
- a CDS encoding DEAD/DEAH box helicase, with protein sequence MSLLRRLPSGPEAGADPDALFDAFASWNADRGLTLYPAQEEALIEVVSGNNVIVSTPTGSGKSLIAAGAHFAALARDEISFYTAPIKALVSEKFFDLCALFGTENVGMMTGDATVNADAPVICCTAEILAQIALRDGADADVGTVIMDEFHFYAEPDRGWAWQVPLLELPQAQFVLMSATLGDVERFQTDLTRRTGRPTSVVKHAERPVPLIYSYRTTPLHETLEELLSTQQAPVYVVHFTQAAAMERAQALMSINMCTKAEKEAIAALIGNFRFTTRFGRALSRLVRHGIGVHHAGMLPKYRRLVERLAQAGLLKVICGTDTLGVGVNVPIRTVLFTALSKFDGTKVRRLRAREFHQIAGRAGRAGFDTVGYVVCQAPDHVIENERALAKIGDDPKRRRGYARKKPPEGFVGWSEDTFEKLQTAEPEPLTSRFKVSNAMLLSIINRPGDCFQAMKRLLTDNHEDRKAQRRHISHAIAIYRSLLAGGIVEKLAEPDEHGRMARLTVDLQEDFALNQALSTFALASFELLDRASPTYALDMVSIVESTLDDPRQILHAQLNKARAEAVAQMKADGIEYEERMERLAEITHPMPLADLLFGAYETYRRGHPWVGDHVVSPKTIVRDMYERAMTFTEYIQFYELARSEGTVLRYLADAYRTLSKTVPEHLKTDDLVDLIEWLGELVRQVDSSLIDEWEKLANPAEALAAGEELETKTRPVTANARAFRVLVRNAMFRLVELAALDREEELVELYPDVDWAAGLDAYYEEHDEILTGPAARGPALLLIEEEKELWRVRQIIDDPAGDHDWGIGAEVDLAASDEEGHAVLHVTGLTRL encoded by the coding sequence ATGAGCCTCCTCCGCCGTCTTCCGTCCGGCCCAGAAGCCGGAGCCGACCCGGACGCGCTGTTCGACGCGTTCGCGTCCTGGAACGCCGATCGGGGGCTCACGCTCTACCCGGCACAGGAGGAGGCGCTGATCGAGGTCGTCTCCGGCAACAACGTGATCGTGTCCACGCCCACGGGCTCGGGCAAGAGCCTGATCGCGGCAGGGGCGCACTTCGCGGCGCTGGCCCGCGACGAGATCAGCTTCTACACCGCGCCGATCAAGGCGCTGGTGTCGGAGAAGTTCTTCGACCTGTGCGCGCTGTTCGGCACCGAGAACGTCGGCATGATGACCGGCGACGCCACCGTGAACGCCGACGCGCCCGTCATCTGCTGCACCGCCGAGATCCTCGCCCAGATCGCGCTGCGCGACGGAGCGGACGCCGACGTCGGCACCGTGATCATGGACGAGTTCCACTTCTACGCCGAGCCCGACCGCGGCTGGGCCTGGCAGGTGCCGCTGCTGGAGCTGCCGCAGGCGCAGTTCGTGCTCATGTCGGCCACGCTCGGCGACGTCGAGCGCTTCCAGACCGACCTCACCCGCCGCACGGGCCGCCCCACCAGCGTGGTCAAGCACGCCGAGCGCCCGGTGCCGCTGATCTACTCCTACCGCACCACTCCCCTGCACGAGACGCTGGAGGAGCTGCTGTCCACCCAGCAGGCCCCGGTCTACGTCGTGCACTTCACGCAGGCCGCGGCGATGGAGCGGGCCCAGGCGCTCATGAGCATCAACATGTGCACCAAGGCCGAGAAGGAGGCCATCGCCGCCCTCATCGGCAACTTCCGCTTCACGACCCGCTTCGGCCGGGCCCTGTCCCGGCTCGTACGGCATGGCATCGGCGTGCACCACGCGGGCATGCTGCCGAAATACCGCCGCCTGGTGGAGCGGCTGGCCCAGGCGGGCCTGCTGAAGGTCATCTGCGGCACCGACACGCTCGGCGTTGGGGTCAACGTCCCGATCCGCACCGTGCTGTTCACGGCGCTGTCGAAGTTCGACGGCACCAAGGTGCGGCGGCTGCGGGCGCGGGAGTTCCACCAGATCGCCGGGCGGGCCGGGCGGGCCGGTTTCGACACGGTCGGATACGTCGTCTGCCAGGCGCCCGACCACGTGATCGAGAACGAGCGGGCGCTGGCGAAGATCGGCGACGACCCCAAGCGGCGCCGCGGCTACGCGCGCAAGAAGCCCCCGGAGGGGTTCGTCGGCTGGAGCGAGGACACGTTCGAGAAGCTCCAGACGGCCGAGCCCGAGCCGCTGACCTCCCGGTTCAAGGTCAGCAACGCCATGCTGCTGTCGATCATCAACCGGCCCGGCGACTGCTTCCAGGCGATGAAGCGGCTGCTCACCGACAACCACGAGGACCGCAAGGCGCAGCGCCGCCACATCAGCCACGCCATCGCGATCTACCGCTCGCTGCTGGCCGGCGGCATCGTGGAGAAGCTCGCCGAGCCCGACGAGCACGGCCGGATGGCCCGGCTCACCGTCGACCTCCAGGAGGACTTCGCGCTCAACCAGGCGCTGTCCACCTTCGCGCTGGCCTCCTTCGAGCTGCTCGACCGCGCCTCCCCGACGTACGCGCTCGACATGGTCTCGATCGTCGAGTCCACGCTCGACGACCCCCGGCAGATCCTGCACGCCCAGCTCAACAAGGCCAGGGCCGAGGCGGTCGCGCAGATGAAGGCCGACGGCATCGAGTATGAGGAGCGGATGGAGCGCCTCGCCGAGATCACCCATCCGATGCCGCTGGCCGACCTGCTCTTCGGCGCGTACGAGACCTACCGGCGCGGCCACCCGTGGGTCGGCGACCACGTCGTCAGCCCCAAGACGATCGTGCGCGACATGTACGAGCGGGCCATGACCTTCACCGAGTACATCCAGTTCTACGAGCTGGCCCGCTCGGAGGGCACGGTGCTGCGCTACCTGGCCGACGCCTACCGGACGCTGTCGAAGACGGTGCCCGAGCACCTGAAGACCGACGACCTGGTGGACCTCATCGAATGGCTCGGCGAGCTGGTGCGCCAGGTCGACTCCAGCCTGATCGACGAGTGGGAGAAGCTGGCCAACCCCGCCGAGGCGCTGGCGGCCGGGGAGGAGCTGGAGACCAAGACCCGCCCGGTCACCGCCAACGCCCGCGCCTTCCGGGTGCTGGTCCGCAACGCGATGTTCCGGCTGGTGGAGCTCGCCGCGCTCGACCGAGAGGAGGAGCTGGTCGAGCTCTACCCGGACGTCGACTGGGCCGCGGGCCTCGACGCCTACTACGAGGAGCACGACGAGATCCTCACCGGCCCGGCCGCCCGCGGCCCGGCCCTGCTGCTCATCGAGGAGGAGAAGGAGCTGTGGCGGGTGCGTCAGATCATCGACGACCCGGCAGGCGACCACGACTGGGGCATCGGCGCCGAGGTCGACCTGGCCGCCTCCGACGAGGAGGGCCACGCCGTGCTCCACGTCACCGGCCTCACCCGCCTCTGA
- a CDS encoding TRAP transporter large permease subunit, protein MTAGAPRAVLDASRAGRFFAAFRRSRSAPWRTVTLAGFLLGTVSGSGVATTVSVGSVAWPILRRAGYPREQAGGVLAAAGIGAILSPPTLGAAAFIIAEYLRVSYLTVLVYATIPTVLYYLASSSRSRWTPAVHASAKEITLADAPKTDPVPLHEGARKFYG, encoded by the coding sequence TTGACAGCCGGAGCCCCTCGCGCCGTGCTGGACGCCTCCAGGGCGGGCCGGTTCTTCGCCGCGTTCCGCCGCTCGCGCTCCGCGCCGTGGCGCACGGTCACGCTCGCGGGGTTCCTGCTCGGCACGGTGAGCGGCTCCGGCGTGGCGACGACGGTGAGCGTGGGCAGCGTGGCCTGGCCCATCCTGCGCCGCGCCGGCTACCCGCGCGAGCAGGCCGGGGGAGTGCTGGCGGCGGCCGGCATCGGCGCGATCCTCTCGCCTCCCACGCTGGGCGCGGCGGCGTTCATCATCGCCGAATACCTGCGCGTGAGCTACCTGACCGTGCTCGTCTACGCCACGATCCCGACCGTCCTCTACTACCTGGCGTCTTCCTCGCGATCGAGATGGACGCCCGCAGTGCACGCGTCGGCCAAGGAGATCACCTTGGCCGACGCGCCGAAGACCGACCCCGTGCCGCTCCACGAGGGCGCCAGGAAGTTCTACGGCTGA
- a CDS encoding DNA-processing protein DprA, which produces MTTIQEQAAVLALTRATHGAPWFHTARVILDAGSALKLLDGGCASRDEDDRAHAAAVAARVGPADLAWGRELVAAMRAEGVRLVTVLDADYPGNLLWAYDRPPFLWVRGGFRSGDHRAVAVIAERDAGHAADAARSLAEAGLVVVSPLRTPVDAAVHRAAPAAGGRTLGVPEGGVGGPAALGEYASVAGRIAERGAVVSSCWPGTAPGGRAADHACVVTCGLADCLYVVDGADGGPSSRHVEEALNTGKHVFVSQRLHQEQPWARRAGARGGMTAVQDIDDLCAQAVNLVDMAPERTPADDG; this is translated from the coding sequence ATGACCACGATCCAGGAGCAGGCGGCCGTCCTCGCCCTGACCAGGGCCACGCACGGCGCGCCCTGGTTCCACACCGCACGCGTCATCCTCGACGCCGGCAGCGCGCTGAAGCTGCTCGACGGCGGGTGCGCGAGCCGGGACGAGGACGACCGGGCGCACGCCGCCGCCGTCGCCGCCCGTGTCGGGCCCGCCGACCTCGCGTGGGGGCGTGAGCTCGTCGCCGCCATGCGGGCCGAGGGCGTCCGCCTCGTCACCGTGCTCGACGCCGATTACCCCGGCAACCTGCTCTGGGCGTACGACCGGCCGCCGTTCCTCTGGGTGCGCGGCGGGTTCCGATCCGGAGACCATCGGGCCGTCGCCGTGATCGCCGAGCGCGACGCCGGCCACGCCGCCGACGCGGCACGGTCCCTGGCCGAGGCCGGACTGGTCGTCGTCTCGCCTCTCCGCACTCCGGTGGACGCCGCCGTCCACCGGGCCGCGCCGGCCGCCGGTGGACGGACCCTGGGCGTCCCCGAGGGCGGCGTCGGCGGCCCGGCAGCCCTCGGGGAGTACGCCAGTGTGGCCGGGCGGATAGCCGAGCGCGGCGCGGTCGTCTCCTCCTGCTGGCCCGGCACCGCCCCCGGCGGCCGCGCCGCCGACCACGCATGCGTCGTGACCTGCGGACTGGCCGACTGCCTGTACGTCGTGGACGGCGCCGACGGCGGCCCTTCCTCCCGGCACGTCGAGGAGGCGCTGAACACCGGCAAGCATGTGTTCGTGTCACAGCGGCTCCACCAGGAACAGCCGTGGGCGCGGCGAGCGGGCGCACGGGGAGGCATGACTGCCGTTCAGGACATTGACGACCTGTGCGCGCAGGCGGTGAATCTCGTAGATATGGCCCCCGAACGAACACCTGCTGATGATGGGTGA
- a CDS encoding phosphoribosyltransferase, whose protein sequence is MMGDAEAFTRDFLPLFRAVPPARPGVCRICHSGPNDRVDGRPWPICASCKRTTERLTGHTEHVVPISLTIKDTQLYDVLVRRREPAIGTARRNRLDFLAATLTHFFREHAACLQGLAGGPFTTVATIPSTRTERPIEAFHYMEKVIGKVGAWARLHRPLLLQAVDAYAPVLAARDSHPAAFRVLGDRGQGDRVQGDGVRGDGVQGARVLLVDDLFVSGAHVQSAASALIGRGARAVVALVIARLVNPASTDPYSAGIWQESGDRRFGFDRCCVCDRDRDHPAARQPVRRARG, encoded by the coding sequence ATGATGGGTGACGCCGAGGCGTTCACTCGTGATTTCCTGCCGCTGTTCCGTGCCGTCCCGCCCGCCCGGCCGGGTGTCTGCCGAATCTGCCATTCCGGGCCGAACGACCGCGTGGACGGCCGGCCGTGGCCCATCTGCGCCAGTTGCAAACGCACGACGGAGCGCCTGACCGGCCACACCGAGCACGTCGTGCCGATCTCGCTGACCATCAAGGACACGCAGTTGTACGACGTCCTGGTGCGCAGGCGAGAACCCGCCATCGGCACGGCACGGCGCAACCGGCTCGATTTCCTGGCCGCGACCCTGACCCACTTCTTCCGCGAACACGCCGCCTGCCTCCAGGGGCTGGCCGGCGGGCCCTTCACGACGGTGGCCACGATCCCGAGCACGCGCACCGAGCGCCCCATCGAGGCGTTCCACTACATGGAGAAGGTCATCGGCAAGGTCGGCGCGTGGGCCCGCCTTCACCGGCCCCTCCTGCTCCAGGCGGTGGACGCGTACGCTCCGGTGCTCGCCGCGCGCGACTCCCACCCGGCCGCGTTCCGGGTGCTGGGCGACAGGGGGCAGGGCGACAGGGTGCAAGGTGACGGGGTGCGAGGCGACGGGGTGCAGGGCGCCCGGGTGCTGCTGGTGGACGACCTGTTCGTGTCCGGAGCCCACGTGCAGAGCGCCGCGTCCGCGCTCATCGGCCGAGGCGCCAGGGCGGTCGTGGCCCTCGTGATCGCCAGGTTGGTGAACCCGGCGTCGACGGACCCCTACAGCGCCGGGATCTGGCAGGAGTCGGGCGACCGGCGCTTCGGCTTCGACCGCTGCTGCGTCTGCGACCGCGACCGCGACCACCCGGCGGCGCGGCAGCCGGTGCGGCGGGCCCGGGGGTGA